In Micromonospora sp. LH3U1, one genomic interval encodes:
- a CDS encoding DUF1349 domain-containing protein has translation MADRLTVPGMPSPLVPSSVGLWRVDEATGSVTVSAQPRTDIFIDPSGDFVNAGENAAPVLNAATLLGDLPPEGDFQFSARVTVAFASTFDAGVLLLWRDERCWGKLCFEFSPEGEPMIVSVICRGVADDANAFVVADRSVWLRVSRIGRVYAYHASLDGTTWQLIRVFSFDGETSRDRIGFAGQAPIGDGCSATFDEIHFRPERLADLRDGS, from the coding sequence ATGGCTGATCGACTGACCGTCCCCGGTATGCCCTCTCCGCTCGTGCCCTCGTCCGTGGGGCTCTGGCGGGTCGACGAGGCGACCGGCTCCGTAACGGTGTCGGCGCAGCCGCGCACGGACATCTTCATCGATCCGAGCGGTGACTTCGTCAACGCAGGCGAGAACGCCGCGCCCGTCCTCAACGCGGCGACGCTGCTCGGTGACCTGCCGCCAGAGGGCGACTTCCAGTTCAGCGCCCGGGTCACCGTGGCCTTCGCCTCGACCTTCGACGCCGGGGTGCTCCTGCTCTGGCGCGACGAGCGGTGCTGGGGCAAGTTGTGCTTCGAGTTCTCACCCGAGGGTGAGCCCATGATCGTGTCGGTCATCTGCCGGGGCGTCGCCGATGACGCGAACGCCTTCGTCGTGGCCGACCGGTCGGTGTGGCTGCGGGTCTCGCGAATCGGCCGGGTCTACGCGTACCACGCCTCGCTTGACGGCACGACCTGGCAGTTGATCCGCGTGTTCAGTTTCGACGGCGAGACGTCACGCGACCGGATCGGCTTCGCGGGCCAGGCACCGATCGGCGACGGGTGCAGCGCGACCTTCGACGAGATCCACTTCCGGCCCGAGCGCCTCGCCGATCTCCGCGACGGCTCCTGA
- a CDS encoding DUF397 domain-containing protein — protein sequence MNDARWRKSSRSSGNCGNCVEAADNLSGAVGVRDSKDPTGPALTFTPAAWRAFVTQLAHHG from the coding sequence CTGAACGACGCCCGATGGCGCAAGAGCAGCCGCAGCAGCGGCAACTGCGGCAACTGTGTCGAAGCCGCCGACAACCTGTCCGGCGCGGTCGGCGTCCGCGACTCGAAGGACCCGACAGGGCCGGCACTCACCTTCACGCCGGCGGCCTGGCGCGCGTTCGTCACCCAACTCGCCCACCACGGCTGA
- a CDS encoding FG-GAP-like repeat-containing protein: protein MKAAARFRGTSVGRSDFDGDGVDDIAVTSYPFEYTLPLVPAGVVSVRYSSAPKVDYLMGVVPGDAGSVAFGMALVAGDFNGDRYDDLAIGNPDEPDPKNKTHAGGVWVIPGSGTGLVVDSAIHFNQDSPGVPDSPESFDQFGGALAAGDINGDGREDLAIGAWGEAIGSKAMAGAVTVLFGGSAGLTATGAQHLQQDLAAVPGAAEANDQFGYTLAIGKVDNNGYHDLVIGAPRENDGVSWDGSGMVTLMWGSPSGVSSTGATSVTGAAIEPNDGTGTIAWYLGDAVAVGDVNGDGLGEVVVGASGAQIPDINGGLIAAFTGRAAGLSSSAVQVITQRTAGVPGDPASDERFGGVLAVGDVTGDGRADVLVGAPGDQIGAKVGAGSITLLKGAAGGLTGAGAQAFDQNHSAVPDGSESGDKFGSSIALLNLDRTGGLDAVVSSPGEEVSGDLAGYPSGVINPFYGAAGGLVPQNKTWSGLSERTEIVWPLNYGLRIAGPQSGGPLF, encoded by the coding sequence ATGAAGGCGGCGGCCCGGTTTCGGGGCACGAGTGTCGGCCGCTCCGACTTCGACGGCGACGGCGTCGACGACATTGCGGTAACTAGTTACCCGTTCGAATACACCTTGCCATTGGTCCCGGCCGGTGTGGTCAGCGTGCGCTACTCCTCGGCCCCGAAGGTCGACTACCTCATGGGCGTCGTGCCGGGCGACGCCGGCTCGGTCGCGTTCGGGATGGCTCTCGTGGCGGGGGACTTCAACGGCGACCGTTACGACGACCTGGCAATCGGCAACCCCGACGAGCCGGATCCCAAGAACAAGACCCACGCCGGCGGGGTCTGGGTCATCCCTGGCAGCGGCACTGGCCTAGTGGTCGACTCGGCAATCCACTTCAACCAGGATTCGCCGGGTGTTCCGGACAGCCCGGAGAGCTTCGACCAGTTCGGTGGTGCCCTCGCGGCCGGCGACATCAACGGGGATGGCCGCGAGGACCTCGCCATCGGTGCCTGGGGAGAGGCGATCGGTAGCAAGGCGATGGCCGGCGCGGTCACCGTTCTCTTCGGTGGGTCGGCCGGCCTCACCGCCACCGGCGCTCAGCACCTTCAGCAGGACCTGGCCGCGGTGCCCGGCGCGGCCGAGGCCAACGACCAGTTCGGCTACACGCTCGCCATCGGGAAGGTCGACAACAACGGTTACCACGACCTGGTCATCGGCGCTCCTCGGGAGAACGACGGCGTGAGCTGGGACGGCAGTGGCATGGTCACCCTGATGTGGGGTTCGCCGAGTGGGGTGTCGTCCACCGGTGCCACCTCGGTCACCGGTGCGGCCATTGAACCCAACGATGGGACCGGCACCATCGCGTGGTACCTGGGTGATGCGGTCGCGGTTGGCGACGTGAACGGCGATGGGCTGGGTGAGGTGGTTGTCGGCGCCTCCGGCGCCCAGATCCCGGACATCAACGGCGGCCTCATTGCGGCCTTCACCGGCCGTGCCGCCGGACTGTCCAGCAGCGCGGTGCAGGTCATCACGCAGCGTACGGCCGGCGTACCGGGCGACCCGGCGAGTGACGAGCGCTTCGGCGGTGTGCTGGCTGTTGGCGACGTGACCGGCGACGGCAGGGCGGACGTGCTGGTCGGTGCCCCTGGCGACCAGATCGGCGCGAAGGTCGGGGCCGGCAGCATCACCCTGCTCAAGGGCGCCGCCGGCGGGCTGACGGGGGCTGGCGCGCAGGCGTTCGACCAGAACCACTCGGCCGTTCCGGACGGTTCCGAGAGTGGCGACAAGTTCGGCTCCTCCATCGCCCTGCTGAACCTCGACCGCACCGGCGGGCTCGACGCCGTCGTTTCGTCGCCCGGGGAAGAGGTGAGCGGTGACCTGGCCGGTTACCCGTCCGGGGTCATCAACCCGTTCTACGGTGCCGCCGGCGGGCTCGTACCGCAGAACAAGACGTGGAGCGGTCTGTCCGAGCGCACCGAAATCGTCTGGCCGCTGAACTACGGTCTCCGGATTGCCGGGCCGCAGAGCGGCGGTCCGCTGTTCTGA